Proteins encoded within one genomic window of Acidovorax sp. 107:
- a CDS encoding DUF3108 domain-containing protein translates to MPRRALVFITALVLALHWLVLSGVPLAWDSPAQPSSQVFSTRSIAPAPPPPTVAPAGVTAVPVAAPQTPPRKKAPSPKRPPAPAAQDRPELAPVAAPVVEAGTPADTGAATTVASATPETPTNDAAPAPAPAASVPATPPEPPAEDAQTGTGVDIRPPGGTGRSASASPPPVRMPAPTRLAFDVSGQAKKFAYSAKAELLWQHDGNRYEARQEISAFLVGTRTQRSVGTVTEQGLLPEKFSDKSRSEQAAHFDYAKGRVTFSANTPDAVAGPGVQDRLSLFIQLGAMLAADPGRFVPGTQITLTTVSARSADRWTFTVEGPETLDLPAGPTPALKLLRLPRKDYDQKAELWVAPGLGYLPVRIKLTQANGDFADLLLRASGPP, encoded by the coding sequence ATGCCACGGCGCGCGCTGGTTTTCATCACGGCCCTGGTGCTGGCCCTGCACTGGTTGGTGCTCAGCGGCGTGCCTCTGGCCTGGGACAGCCCCGCGCAGCCGTCCAGCCAGGTGTTCAGCACGCGCAGCATTGCGCCCGCACCGCCACCACCAACCGTTGCGCCTGCCGGCGTGACTGCCGTGCCGGTTGCCGCACCGCAAACTCCGCCCCGTAAAAAGGCGCCCTCCCCCAAGCGCCCCCCAGCCCCTGCGGCCCAGGACCGTCCCGAACTTGCACCGGTAGCCGCCCCTGTCGTAGAAGCTGGCACGCCTGCGGACACCGGTGCCGCAACCACTGTGGCCAGCGCAACCCCTGAGACACCTACCAACGACGCCGCCCCTGCACCCGCGCCTGCGGCATCGGTACCAGCCACGCCCCCAGAGCCCCCCGCCGAAGACGCCCAGACCGGCACAGGCGTGGACATCCGCCCGCCCGGAGGCACCGGCCGCAGTGCCAGCGCCTCACCTCCGCCCGTGCGCATGCCCGCCCCCACGCGTCTTGCGTTTGACGTGAGCGGCCAGGCCAAAAAGTTCGCCTACAGCGCCAAGGCCGAGCTGCTGTGGCAGCACGACGGCAACCGCTACGAGGCGCGCCAGGAGATCAGCGCCTTTCTGGTGGGCACCCGCACGCAGCGCAGCGTCGGCACGGTCACAGAGCAAGGACTGCTGCCCGAGAAGTTCTCCGACAAATCCCGCAGCGAGCAGGCCGCCCATTTCGACTACGCCAAGGGCCGTGTCACCTTCAGCGCCAACACGCCCGATGCCGTGGCGGGCCCCGGGGTGCAGGACCGCCTGAGCCTGTTCATCCAGCTGGGCGCGATGCTGGCGGCAGACCCGGGCCGGTTTGTGCCCGGCACCCAGATCACGCTGACCACTGTGAGCGCTCGCAGCGCCGACCGCTGGACCTTCACCGTCGAAGGCCCCGAAACCCTGGACCTGCCCGCCGGGCCCACACCCGCCCTCAAGCTGCTGCGCCTGCCCCGCAAGGACTATGACCAGAAGGCCGAGCTCTGGGTGGCCCCAGGGCTGGGCTACCTGCCCGTGCGCATCAAGCTCACCCAGGCCAACGGCGATTTCGCCGACCTGCTGCTGCGCGCCAGCGGCCCGCCCTGA
- a CDS encoding AbrB family transcriptional regulator: MPPHFVVRTLATLALAWAAAAACVALHTPLPWMIGPLLATSIVSMAGGPTESWGPLRNAGQWTIGAALGLYFTPQVVALIGGLWWAIVLGIVWALFLGWLFGAWLYRVHAPRMHGVPASMLRATSYFAGAIGAASEMTLLSERENARTDLVAASHSLRLLIVTVTIPFALQFSGLHGLDILPPTLRVVSWPGLALLAVLTGAGALLMERLGRANPWFMGAMLVSMGLTMAGQSLSAVPQGMVNAAQLVIGVSLGVRFRAEFLHTAPRWLASVALGTVGLMGVCALFAGALAWATGLPWVTLLLGTSPGGITEMAITAKVLQLGVPVVTAFQVCRLIAVLMLVDPLYRRIYPPSEHVGTVG; this comes from the coding sequence ATGCCCCCCCACTTCGTTGTTCGTACCCTGGCCACCCTTGCCCTGGCGTGGGCCGCCGCCGCTGCCTGTGTGGCGCTGCACACCCCGCTGCCCTGGATGATCGGCCCGCTGCTCGCCACCTCCATCGTGTCGATGGCCGGCGGTCCCACCGAGAGCTGGGGCCCGCTGCGCAACGCTGGGCAATGGACCATTGGCGCCGCCCTGGGCCTGTATTTCACGCCCCAGGTGGTCGCGCTGATCGGGGGGCTGTGGTGGGCCATCGTGCTGGGCATCGTGTGGGCGCTGTTCCTGGGCTGGCTGTTTGGCGCGTGGCTCTACCGCGTGCACGCACCGCGCATGCATGGCGTGCCCGCCTCCATGCTGCGTGCCACCAGCTACTTTGCCGGGGCGATTGGCGCGGCGTCCGAGATGACCTTGTTGTCCGAACGCGAAAACGCGCGCACCGACCTGGTGGCCGCCAGCCACAGCCTGCGGCTGCTGATCGTCACGGTGACCATTCCGTTCGCGCTGCAGTTCAGCGGCCTGCACGGCCTGGACATCTTGCCGCCCACGCTGCGGGTGGTGAGCTGGCCCGGGCTTGCGCTGTTGGCGGTGCTCACTGGTGCGGGCGCGCTGCTCATGGAGCGCCTGGGCCGAGCCAACCCGTGGTTCATGGGGGCCATGCTGGTGTCCATGGGCCTGACCATGGCGGGCCAGAGCCTGTCGGCCGTGCCCCAGGGCATGGTCAATGCGGCCCAGCTGGTGATCGGAGTGAGCTTGGGTGTGCGGTTTCGCGCGGAGTTTTTGCACACCGCGCCGCGTTGGCTGGCCTCGGTGGCGCTGGGCACGGTGGGCCTGATGGGCGTGTGCGCGCTGTTTGCTGGCGCCCTGGCCTGGGCCACGGGGCTGCCCTGGGTCACCTTGCTGCTGGGTACCTCGCCGGGCGGCATCACCGAAATGGCCATCACGGCCAAAGTACTGCAGTTGGGGGTGCCGGTGGTGACTGCGTTTCAGGTGTGCCGGCTGATTGCGGTGCTGATGCTGGTGGACCCGCTGTACCGGCGGATTTATCCGCCCAGCGAGCACGTAGGCACGGTGGGCTGA
- a CDS encoding DUF3567 domain-containing protein: protein MHMLYDSESFVVVHMLPDAVEKKSAQVLNDTAPAVPQLARHGFEIVDKRSGKEVYLDGSWAEMFQEQILAWQRDTPTQEEVEDALDRYAGLAQNPVVVH from the coding sequence ATGCACATGCTCTACGACTCAGAATCCTTCGTGGTGGTCCACATGCTGCCCGACGCCGTGGAGAAAAAGAGCGCCCAGGTGCTCAACGACACCGCCCCTGCTGTTCCCCAACTCGCACGCCACGGCTTTGAAATCGTGGACAAGCGCTCGGGCAAAGAGGTGTATCTGGACGGCTCCTGGGCCGAGATGTTCCAGGAGCAGATCCTGGCCTGGCAGCGCGACACCCCGACCCAGGAAGAAGTGGAAGACGCACTGGACCGCTACGCGGGCTTGGCGCAGAACCCGGTCGTGGTGCATTGA